The following is a genomic window from Pseudophryne corroboree isolate aPseCor3 chromosome 3, aPseCor3.hap2, whole genome shotgun sequence.
GATCTCCTCCTAACAAACCACTTTCAAGATCTCCTCCTAACACACCACCATCAAGAATTCCTCCTACCACACCACCAAGAAGATCTCCTCCTAACAAACCACTTACAAGATCTCCTCCTAACACACCACCATCAAGAATTCCTCCTACCACACCACCAAGAAGATCTCCTCCTAACAAACCACTTACAAGATCTCCTCCTAACACACCACCATCAAGAATTCCTCCTACCACACCACCAACAAGATCTCCATCTAACAAACCACTTACAAGATCTCCTCCTAACACACCACCATCAAGAATTCCTCCTACCACACCACCAACAAGATCTCCTCCTAACAAACCACTTACAAGATCTCCTCCTAACACACCACCATCAAGAATTCCTCCTACCACACCACCAAGAAGATCTCCATCTAACAAACCACTTACAAGATCTCCTCCTAACACACCACCATCAAGAATTCCTCCTACCACACCACCAACAAGATCTCCTCCTAACAAACCACTTACAAGATCTCCTCCTAACACACCACCATCAAGAATTCCTCCTACCACACCACCAACAAGATCTCCTCCTAACAAACCACTTACAAGATCTCCTCCTAACACACCACCATCAAGAATTCCTCCTACCACACCACCAACAAGATCTTCTCCTAACAAACCACTTACAAGATCTCCTCCTAACACACCACCATCAAGAATTCCTCCTACCACACCACCAACAAGATCTTCTCCTAACAAACCACTTACAAGATCTCCTCCTAACACACCACCATCAAGAAATCCTCCTACCAAACCACCAGCAAGATCTCCTCCTAACAAACCACTATCAAGACCTCCTCCTAACAAATCATCACCAAGAGATCCTCCTACCAAACTACCAACAATATCTCCTCCTACCAAACCACTAGCAAAATCTCCTCCTAAcaaaccatcatcaccaagaaatCCTACAAAACCATTAAGATCTCCTCCTACCAAACCACCAAGTTTTCCCTCTAACAAATCACCACCTAAAACTCCTCCTGCCAAACCACCACCAAGAACTCCTCCTACCAAACCACCAGTAAGATCTCCTGTTAACACACCACCAGCAAGATCTCCTCCTCCCAAACCACCAAAAAGATCTCCTCCTACCAAATCACCACTGAAAACTCCTCCTACCAAATCACCAGTGAAACCTCCTCCTACCAAATCACCACTGAAAACTCCTCCTAACAAACCACCATCAAGCTCTCCTCCTACCAGGCCACCAGCAAGATTTCCTCCTAACAAATCAAAGGAACTGCCAAGTAATTCACCACTGAACAAACCACCAGTTCCTTCTTTATTACTAACCAATCCTTCAATGCttccacctttcacaattccacctACACTGCCACCAACCAATTTTCCCAACATACCACCACTGTTTTTAACAGTCTCACCTTTTTTACTACTATGCTCATGTCCTAAATGTCCTGAACCTGTATGATCCTTATGCCTTTTGTTTTGCTCTGATACATGTTTTGTATCTTTACTTTTGTGCATTATGCTTTTTTCAGCATTGGTTTCACTGCCAGCAATGCCATAATCGCTTGTTTGGCCATTTTCTCCATATATAACCCAACTGGTAGACTGATAACTGTTTTTGTCTGGTTCACCTTTCTTACCACTCTGCTTATtatcactgccagaaacatatgtttcCCATCTATTTGAATCACCTCCAGCACTATTCCTAACACTATTTCCCCCATCAGTCCAGAACTGCTGTTGATTTGGTTCCATAGTTTTATAAGTTGACCAGGAAGCTTCAGGCATCTCTGACATGCTCCAACTTTGACTCCAACCAGAATTCAGTCCTGCTCCAGAAGTTTTGCCTGCGCTCTTCCCTACTGTACGGTCAGAAATTTCAGAAAAAAGACAAACAATTAAAGTAATACATCAAATTGAATAATCTTAGAAAAGTTAGTTAGGGCGTCAGTTTTAAATCTGCACTATTTTTGATCAATGTAAATACATATAAAACCATATAACTATAATTGTATGCAAATATGGTATATTAACAAAACTCCAAATTGTGGTTTCAAGTCTTTTACCTTCACTGAACCTTATTTATCAAATTCATTGGATAATTAGCAGAAAAAACCCTGTGATTTGTTTGTATCAATGTAAACAGATGATGCATCCAGTGCATTATCAATTTGCATGCTTACTCTGCACTTTCAAGAGATATCTCTGCAAACTATAAGTGCTCTTTGGTTGGTGGACAGATAGAAATATCTCAAGTGGCACGCTGCTTATTCCTGGACATTGTAATTCAGTGTTTCCAAACCTTTGTCCTCATGgcacacactaacagtccaggttttcagtatATCTATTCTTAAGCCCAAGTGATTTAAATACCTCCTTTGGATGTAACATAATTTGTGTTCAAAAATGTGGTTTCATTAATAATGAGAGCATGAGACATTGGGactctggggctaattcagtaaggatcgtaaaagtGATCCTTACTGCATTTAGCCGATGTTATCATGCAAATGCGGAGAACAGGTCCTGCGTTCTCTTTTctaaaatgcgaacgcctctgcctgattgataggtggAGGCGTTTGCAGGGGGGGATGTGGGCAGGGGCAGCAAGGAGTGGAGAGGCCAAGGACTGCGCCACAAACTGCACTGCGATGGGAAGCTGATGCTTACTCAGcacaaaggataataatatattatcagagagcgctTGTAATCAAATATATCTAATTTATTACATATATaccacaataaaatataaaataaacacatgtacacataaaatatataattaaaaaattCCTCCCTGCTGCAGCGGATTAAATTTAACCGGTTATTTAAATTATGTCCAGGTTAAAGTGCTTATTGTAATCTTATTCCTAGTAAAGAGTCCCGAACAATATACAGTCCTTTTTTGAGAACAATTGTGGATGCTTGCTGTTTAAATCCAGCTGTAAGCGTTTTTCACATACTCATAGAGATCTCCATATATCAGATAGAAGCCGGCTTTCTACTCCCGTTAATTAATGCCGCTGAGCGGCCAGGTGCGTTGGATACTTATACTTTAGTATCTATTTTAACGGACTTTTTTCGTCCTACTCTCACTGCGCTAGATAGGGCCACATTTGCAAGATTGTCCACTTTACTCACAGCCAGGAGTGGATCCGTTGGACAGCTGGATTTAAACAGCAAGCATCCACAATTGTTCTCAAAAAAGGACTGTATATTGTTCGGGACTCTTTACTAGGAATAAGATTACAATAAGCACTTTAACCTGGACATAATTTAAATAACCGGTTAAATTTAATCCGCTGCAGCAGGGAAGaattttttaattatatattttatgtgtacatgtgtttattttatattttattgtggtATATATGTAATAAATTAGATATATTTGATTACAagcgctctctgataatatattattatcctttgtgCTGTTTTGTGtgtggacaggtcagtactgtccagttgagagctgcttaTTTCAGCACATACGACcccaaaaaaattgtaaaaaattgtATGAGTTAGGTGTTAGTGACGCGCTGGAATATTTGTTTCTTTTGatgcttactcagcctgccatcaCAGATGCAGTCCTCAGCAATGCAAATGTTCATCTGAGCTGCGATATTTGCAGGagttgcagtccttagcaatgcaaatgttcATCTGAGCTGCGATATTTGCAGGAGTTGCAGTCCTTAGAAATGTAAATGTTCCTCTGAGATGTgatatttgcattgctaaggactgcaatcgcagcagctttgcatttgcagtccttaATTATTCAGGCCAACTTTGTATTAAAGAACTTCTGGCACTTTTATTTGTTCAAAGGTTTGTTTCAGATTGGGCAAAGTGCTCCTAAAAATGTTCTATTTTTTGTCAAAGTGCAAGATCCACCCAATTCAAAGTACAGTACAAGACACAATCTCTGTCAGCTGCAAAAATGATGCCATTTTGCAAATTGGAATTGGCTGTCAGCTGTGCACTCTTTCCATATAAACCTTGGAATAGGCTACAGTTGGTACCCGAACTACATTGGTTTTGGAGCACAATTCagctgaaaataagaatttgaGACGCAGAACAGAAATGACCGGTCCCAGActattcctctattgctacatGTTATTGTTTCAATAATGGACAGTTCTGGACTGTTACATGGGAAGGCAGTCAActgaccacctgtcgggatcccggcggtcaggatactgatgctggaatcccaacaccagctgaaataccggtggtCAGAGTCCTGACTGCCGGCTGGTTACCCTTCTTGGGTGGTGTTCCacaccaccacccggaggggaatagagaCCTGCAGCGACTGAAGTTCGCCACCGGACCTGAAGCGGgacgagcacagcgagccagcaaggggacaCGCTGTGCACGCCACCTGGATCCCttctgtcgggctcccggcatctgtctcctgacCTCCGGGATACCGCccaccgggatctcgtactgatctcgTTACATGTTATCATTACAGTCTTTAAGGTAGCCAGCCTAGAATGTCTATTTGCATTCTATGGGATTTGCTATGAGATATGTGCTATTACAAGCTATTATTATGATCTTTTATTGTGAACGCAATATATTAAATCTTATAGTCTTTGTAAATATTATAATATGCTATATGCGTTCATATCTTCCTTCCTTCCCTTTACCATATGCTGTGTTACTTACTGGAAAGGAGTAAGGATACTTGAGTTGAATCACAAGAATAACCAATATACTGTAAACCAAAAACCAAAAGGAATTTATTGAACACCTGACTACGTCTAGAGTTTGTTTTCCACTTCTTATACTGCACACTCAATATAAGGGAAGTTCTCTGGTAACAACACACTACTTTTGCTGGAATGCCACGTTGATTACATGGTGGTCCTTTGTTTTGACATGCCCTTGAGGAAAAAGGTCATACCATCTATATAATTGTTTTGGAATGTGCTGTATCATTGAAATGTTACCTCCTTCCCAGGTCATGGTTTCTGCAGGAAGATGTTTCGTTGCAGGTCTTGAGAATACAACATTATGAGACAAAATAGACAAGCTGCAAATGAGCAGCATTTTCCAGAACAACAGCATCCTGTAATTATTCAAAATGAAAGAAAAGAAATGATTAAGTCTTTGACAGTCACAAAAACATAAATATGATTCAATTAACAGGAATCccaaaacagattaaaaaaaaaacctgttgttATGTAAACTATTCTGGATACTGGTGAGACCACCTATTTGTCGAAAAAGTATTTTAACTATCTCAGTGTGTTTTTATTGAGATTGCAATGTAAACAAATGAACAGTGACACGTTGTAACTATATGGACATTgcagtcagggccatcttaacagcattgtgggCCCAGGGGAAAACAATGCACTGGGTCCCCTATCCACCCATTTACgggaataaatatataaaaaaaaatcataacttttACCCTATCTCTGTAGATGCTAaattacagtgaatggctgtcagcactctgattggtagatagctccagccattcagctatcagcatgctgactgtcatttactgtctggctgcagattctgagacaggtagagaatgcttgtgggtaattcacaatcagagcagccaggcagcattcactacctgcctcccaagaagccccGGGCCACTAGGCTTGGGGAAACATGCCCCCCCAACCCAGCTTTTCCCagcttgaaggcccctagaataCTGAGGTCCTGGGCAGCTGCTCAGTGTGCCCATAGGGCAATATAGCTCTGATTGCAGTTGCGAAAATGTGGGTAATTTACCCTTAAACAACGGTAGCATAAAATGTATCAAAATGttcttttacatttctcaatatttATTTTACACATTTCTGTGGTGAAAATGAAATATTTTAATGTGAAAAGATTTTGTTTTTCACTTTGGATAAAGACTAAGGAGGTGATTTACTAAAGGTGGAGGATGTTCCTCCAGATTATTTTTGATCCACAATCAGTCACTTAGGAAGAGAAATACATTATACATTTACGTTATTTCCCTAAGCTGTATTTTACAGTTTGAAAATAAATTAATTGCTGTTGTTGGCTCTATTTGAATTTTGTCTTTTTGCTGAGTTTGTCATATATATGATGCATCTGTACTGACACAAAAAGATTAAAAAGGAACATTACTTTACAAAAACAAATCACACAAAAGAGAAGGTAAAGTTAGCAAAAATGATTTACAATCTCAGAGGTGTAGGTAACGTATGATACAGAAGGTAGCGAAAATAATATTGATGGTGATAGTGCAGGgtgttttcactgtgattgaccataTTTTTCATAGAGGGCCATAGAGTGTTGAATTGTTATTTAGAAGCCCGCAACCAATCAGATGTACTGAATGCCATCTTCTTAATATCTCTCTTTGCCAACTACAGCTAAAAACTCATGTGGTGTTTATGCTAGTGTAATAAATGGCACTAGAACAATCCAAACAAATATTTGTTTCTCAACACAGATGTTAATAAATGTTTGTATTTGCAATCAATGTAATGCAGAAAACAACTGCAGGCTCCACATATACATGCGCTGGATGCTGTGATTCTCTATGAACCAATGTACAAAAGGACTGAGATGTCATTTATACAATGGATACAAAACAAGAAATAAGAGAAAATAGTAAATGCCTACTACTACTTACTAGCTAAAATGTAGAAAATAAATATTGCATATATTTATAGTAAATATAGTATTATTCAATTTAAGTAAGGTATACCAGATTTGCTAAATCTGTCCCAGATAGTTGTATTAAGTAAAATTATATGGTCATCTGCTAAATTATTGTCAATTTTATAAGTAACAGTAGCGAACATTTCAAAGTTCATCACCACTTGTGGACTCTCAATGAGTATGACTATATAATAGTTTTCTCATAAAGCTAAATAAATTCAAAATGGTCATTATGCGAGATATGTTATCAATCTCATCTCTTCAGTAGTCTTCTGCCTGAATGTTTCCTCCTCCTAGAAATGCACAGAGGCTTGCAGAGCTTACTCTGGTTTGCTCACCTGTCTACCCACTAGTGTACCCCAGACTTTGGAAGTTGTCTCATCACTGGAAGGCTTGAGATGTTGTTATAAAATAATGCTAAACTTGTTTCGCAACACTGCAACCCCACCATACAATGAAACAAGCCTGTGGGATACTGAAGTTCTGAAGCAGATATCTATTTCATTATTACAAATAAATATACAAATGTATCCTTTCTCATTGTTGCTGCAGTAAAGTTAAACAGCCCATCTAGTCGCACCTAGTCGTAAGTGCTTTCACTAACGCCGGGCATCTTTTTGTGCATTTGTTtctccaaaaatgcatcttattcactgtACTATACAATGAAAATGCACaagcagactgtgctgattaaaatgatatgtggcatgcctatattctatattcgactgcggctgtatctgtatacaaaatgctacattacagtgtttttcctgtaacatagcatttcatatgcagatgcagccgcagttgcacaaagaatataggcatatcgcatatcattttaataaccaGCCTGCTTGCATTTTTGGTAACCAAAgttgcccaacattagcagagttgcacgggaactGCCGGTTCATTCACACTAGGCATCTCGtggtgcatggtgtattgaggatagatgtctaaggacacatctgtactatttACTATTACAAATAAACAGTTTGGGTATACATTCAAAATTTCAATATTTCAGGTTTTGGGGGTAGGTttcgattagggttagggatactcaCATTGGCGACGTAAATCCCacctgtcaacattcataatgttgaatTATGTCAATGTTGTCGTTGTGAATGTTGACAGTGGACAtgtcagtctcccatccatgttgaTATTCCGGTACCATTCATTTATACCCCGCCCGTGTTTGCATGGTAATCAAAGCTTGTGTCAATAACAATAGTAAGGTCAACTGAGCCAAACATAGCCCAACAACCTTACTATTAGAAGAACTAGTAAAACAATCACTCCACTGTCAATATCTTCCATGAAATAACTGCATTACTGTGGTGGTCTGGAAATCTATGTCTGGGGAAAATACCTAAATAAATTTATATTGAAATATCCTATGTGTATATGTTGATTTATACAGTGAAGAACTGTACAGTACTTATATGTATATCTGTGGAGACTTCTAAGCAACTGTGATTTCCCTCTTTGTATATAAAATGGAATCTAATTAGATTATAGTCAGCTCTTTTCTAGAAGGTGTTTTCTATGCATAATTCTTAAAAAAACGTCAGTAGTTTAGGAAGATCACGCCAAATGGAAAACATTATCCAAAACTAAGCTTTTGAGACATCTGTTTGAGAGTTCTGCCTCATCTCCTATCATCTAGAGAGCATTATCCAATCTTCAAAACTGTTCAAGTGGTATTAAAGTGCATATTATATACCGGGCTATAGGCACATCATAATGATTAACATGTTCCTTCCCATATACTCATTACATTTTATATAAttcatacatttatttttacacATCTGCTAACAGGATTTATATGAACACACACT
Proteins encoded in this region:
- the LOC135057302 gene encoding uncharacterized protein DKFZp434B061-like: MDTGKSNVNRNDSSQKLKPLIDSNLTYPSAPVTVSRRLPTRSPSKSPPNISPPRIPPNKSPTRSPPNKPSSLRIPPNKSPTRSPPNKPSSPIIPPNKPSSPRIPPNKSPTRSPPNKPSSSRSPPNNSPTRSPPNKPLTRSPPNTPPSRIPPTTPPRRSPPNKPLTRSPPNTPPSRIPPTTPPRRSPPNKPLTRSPPNTPPSRIPPTTPPTRSPSNKPLTRSPPNTPPSRIPPTTPPTRSPPNKPLTRSPPNTPPSRIPPTTPPRRSPPNKPLTRSPPNTPPSRIPPTTPPTRSPSNKPLTRSPPNTPPSRIPPTTPPTRSPPNKPLSRSPPNTPPSRIPPTTPPRRSPPNKPLTRSPPNTPPSRIPPTTPPRRSPPNKPLTRSPPNTPPSRIPPTTPPTRSPSNKPLTRSPPNTPPSRIPPTTPPTRSPPNKPLTRSPPNTPPSRIPPTTPPRRSPSNKPLTRSPPNTPPSRIPPTTPPTRSPPNKPLTRSPPNTPPSRIPPTTPPTRSPPNKPLTRSPPNTPPSRIPPTTPPTRSSPNKPLTRSPPNTPPSRIPPTTPPTRSSPNKPLTRSPPNTPPSRNPPTKPPARSPPNKPLSRPPPNKSSPRDPPTKLPTISPPTKPLAKSPPNKPSSPRNPTKPLRSPPTKPPSFPSNKSPPKTPPAKPPPRTPPTKPPVRSPVNTPPARSPPPKPPKRSPPTKSPLKTPPTKSPVKPPPTKSPLKTPPNKPPSSSPPTRPPARFPPNKSKELPSNSPLNKPPVPSLLLTNPSMLPPFTIPPTLPPTNFPNIPPLFLTVSPFLLLCSCPKCPEPV